One genomic segment of Fusobacterium nucleatum includes these proteins:
- a CDS encoding type II secretion system protein, translated as MKNRGFSLIEIVVAVAIMGILSGIVGLQLRSYIAKSKDTKAVATLNTLRVAAQLYQVDNEDALIDTASLTTYDEQKVKDALKKLEPYLDNNAKAIIEKPEMAIGGSRAAQNGDIKYGGKVRITFKDPNGNISDGYYMWLEPEGTTGGFDIKGNKWIEF; from the coding sequence ATGAAAAATCGTGGTTTTTCTTTGATTGAAATTGTTGTAGCAGTGGCAATAATGGGGATATTATCAGGAATTGTAGGTTTACAGTTAAGGAGTTATATTGCAAAATCAAAGGATACTAAGGCAGTTGCAACTCTTAATACTTTACGTGTGGCTGCACAGCTTTATCAAGTGGATAATGAGGATGCTTTAATTGATACAGCTAGTTTAACAACATATGATGAACAAAAAGTAAAAGATGCATTAAAAAAATTAGAACCTTATCTTGATAACAATGCAAAAGCAATTATAGAAAAACCTGAAATGGCAATAGGTGGTTCAAGAGCTGCTCAAAATGGAGATATAAAATATGGTGGAAAAGTAAGAATTACTTTTAAAGATCCAAATGGTAATATTAGTGATGGTTACTATATGTGGTTAGAGCCAGAGGGGACAACAGGGGGATTTGATATAAAGGGAAATAAATGGATAGAATTTTAA
- a CDS encoding type II secretion system F family protein, translating to MKNKKEKILFFTNELAIMLKSGLTFTTAIEIILREEKEKNFKEVLKKIHKNLIAGKSIFESFKNFDKIFGNTYLYMLKIGEVSGSIAERLEDISKSLEFDLANQKKLGGILVYPIVVISLTLIIVTFLLTFILPNFITIFEENQVELPLITRILLFISRNFHYILLFIIALILIIFFTNMYINNNKFKRIQKDKWLLNMKLFGELRKLSLSSDLYHSFSILLSVGIGIIESVDILYINNNNYYIKENLLEVKKSLLAGNNIATALKKLNLYNERFSILITAGEESGYLSENLLQISKILKNDFEYKLKKLISLLEPLVVVFLGLIVAFVVVAIYLPILSIGDVFSQ from the coding sequence ATGAAAAATAAAAAAGAAAAAATTTTATTTTTTACCAATGAATTGGCAATAATGTTGAAAAGTGGACTAACTTTTACAACTGCCATTGAGATTATATTAAGAGAAGAAAAGGAAAAAAATTTTAAAGAAGTTTTAAAGAAAATTCATAAAAATTTAATAGCAGGAAAAAGCATTTTTGAAAGTTTTAAGAATTTTGACAAGATTTTTGGTAATACCTATTTATATATGTTGAAAATTGGAGAAGTCAGTGGAAGTATTGCAGAAAGATTAGAAGATATTTCAAAATCTTTGGAATTTGATTTAGCAAACCAGAAGAAATTAGGAGGAATATTAGTTTATCCAATAGTTGTTATAAGTTTGACCCTTATAATAGTAACTTTTTTACTGACTTTCATACTTCCAAATTTCATTACAATTTTTGAAGAAAATCAAGTTGAACTACCTTTAATAACAAGAATTTTATTATTTATTTCAAGGAACTTTCACTATATTTTACTATTTATAATAGCTTTAATATTAATAATATTTTTTACAAATATGTATATAAACAATAATAAATTTAAAAGAATTCAAAAAGATAAGTGGCTTTTAAATATGAAGTTATTTGGGGAGTTAAGAAAACTCTCTTTGAGTTCAGATTTATACCATTCATTTTCTATTCTTCTAAGTGTGGGAATTGGGATAATTGAAAGTGTAGACATTTTGTATATAAACAATAATAATTATTATATAAAAGAGAATTTATTGGAAGTTAAAAAATCGTTATTAGCAGGAAATAATATAGCAACTGCTTTAAAAAAATTAAATTTATACAATGAGAGATTTTCAATTTTAATTACTGCTGGTGAAGAAAGTGGTTATTTATCAGAAAACTTATTGCAGATTTCAAAGATATTAAAAAATGATTTTGAATATAAACTAAAAAAATTAATCTCTTTATTAGAACCTTTGGTAGTAGTATTTTTAGGACTTATTGTAGCTTTTGTTGTTGTGGCTATATATTTGCCAATACTATCGATAGGAGATGTATTTAGTCAATAG